DNA from Catenulispora sp. EB89:
CGGCATCAGGACCCTGACCGGCCAGCATCAGCAGCAGCTTGGCCAGGATCGCGGCCTCCGAGCGCTGGTCCTCGCGCAGCGGCAGCGCCGGCGGTGAGAAGCGCGCGTAGTTGCGGACCATGATGATCTGCACCAGGAAATCGAAGTGCGGACTTTGCAACATCCGCGGCGGCGGCAGGATCACGTTCGCGTGCCGCGTGGTCTCGTTCAGGTAGGGATCGACGCAGACCATGAAGTCCAGGTCCGACAGCGCCCGGGCCAGACGCGGCGCGCCCGGTGCGGACAGCGCCGGGTTGCCCCCGATCGTGATCAGAGCCCTGATCTGCCCCTCGCCCGGCGTCTCGATCTCGTCCGCCATCGTGGCGACCGGGAACTCCCCGAGCACTTCCGGCAGGCCGCGCACCCGGCTGTGCCAGGCGCCGGTGGTGAACGGCTGTCCGTTGCGGAAGATCTCCAGGGCCGCGGTCTTGGCGAACATGACGCCGCCGGGCCGGTCCAGGTTCCCCGTCAGGGCATTGATGACGTCGACCAGCCACTGCGCCGTCGAGCCGAACTCGGCGGTGCAGGTCCCGATCCGGGCGTACACCGACGCCGACGGCGCCGCCGCGAGCTCGCGCGCCAGCCGCACCGTCGTCGCGGCCGGCACGCCGCAGGCCGCCTCCACCGCCTCCGGCGTGAAGTCACGAGCCAGGGCCCTGAGTTCATCCAGTCCGGTGACCTCCACGTCCAGCGCGGTCAGGCCCTCGGCCAGCAGCGTGTGCACGATGCCGAACAGCAGGTACGGATCCGTCCCGGGACGGATGAACAGGTGCTCGTCGGCGAGCTCGGCGGTCCGCGTACGCCGCGGGTCCACGACTACGACCTTGCCGCCGCGCTCCTGCAACGCCCGCAGCCGGCCCTTGAAGTTCGGCGCCACGCACAGCGAGCCGTTGGACTCCACCGGATTGGCCCCGAGGATCAGCATGTAGTCGGTGCGGTCCAGGTCCGGGACGGCTACCGCGAACGCGTCCCCGAACATCAGGCCGCTGGCGACGTGCTTGGGCATCTGGTCGATGGTGCTCGCCGAATAGACGTTGCGGCTGCCCAGAACCTGCGTCAGCGGCTGCCGGTAGAGAAACCCGGCCATGGTGTGGAACGTCGGGTTGCCGAAGTACAGCGCCACGGCGTCACGGCCGTGCGCCGCCATCGTCTCGGTGAGCCCGCGGTGCACCTCGGCGAACGCCTCGTCCCAACTGGCCGGCCGCAGCTTCCCGTCGACCCGGTCCCGGACCAGCGGCTGCGCCAGCCGGTCCGGATCCTCGTCCAGCTTGCCCAGCGCCGCGCCCTTCGGGCACAGGAAACCCTTGCTGAACGGGTCGTCCTGGTCGCCCTCCACGCGCAGCACGGAACCGGCGTCGTCCAGGGTCAGCCGCAGCCCGCAGGCCGTCTCGCACAGGGGACACGTCCGCAGCGCAGTCTTCATGGTGAAGGACGCTAGCAACGGCGCGGCGCGGGCCCTTCTTGCTGCGTGCGAAGCGGCGCGTACCGGTTCGGCACCCCCGAAGATGTCCCGCCGCGCCGAGCGCGTGATCGTGGTGGCAGACCTGTCGAAGAAAGGATTCGCCATGGCTCCGCATGCCGAGCCGGCCACTGTCGCCGGACCGCTGACCGCCTTCCGGAAAGCCGACTCCGAAGCGCTGGCCGGGGCGTTCAGCCGCCTGGTCGGCACGTTCTGGACCGGCGGAGTGCTGACCGATCCCGCCTCGGCGCGGGACGCCGTCCCCGACCTGCTGGCCGCCTGGGACGGCGCCGACGCCGCGCACCGCGGCCACCTGGCGATCGCCCTCGGGCTGTTCGCCGAGGCCGAGTACCCGGCGCTCGACGGCCCGGTCGCCACCGCCGTGCGCGCGGGCCTGGACGCCGTCCTCGACGAGGTCCGCGGCACCACCGCCGTCACCCCGCTCACGCTGGCGTCGCTGTACCTGCTCTCGCACTTCCCGCACGAGCGGGCCCGCATCTGGCCCGCCTTCGACGGCGTCCCGCTGGACCCCGACGACCGGACCCGGCTGGACCGCGGGCTGACGCTGCTCGACCCCGACGACCCGGACCTGGGCCGGGCCTGGCCCTCGCCGTTCGACTGGGCCATCGACGAGCAGGAGCGGGAGTTCGACCGGGCCTGGATCAGGACCCTGACGCCGGAGCAGGTCGTCACGACCTGGAACGACGACACCCGCACGATGTGGGCCACCGCCGGCGCCAAGGCCCTGTGGTCGGTGACCAACGGCGTGGTGCCCACGCCGGTCGCCGATCAGAGTCCTTACTGGGCTGCCCTGCACGAGGCGCCGGGAGCCGTCGACGCGACGTCGTTCGGCCGGCACGAAGCGGCGCTGCGCTGCACCTCCTGCGGGAGCGCGCTCACCTTCCAGACCAAGGGCGCGCGCTGCCAGAGCTGTTCGACGTTCTACCCGGTCACCGTCGGCGGGATCCTCGACCTGTCCCGCCGCGAGCGCTCCGGCGCCGGGGTCAGCGACGACGCCGAGGACGTCGAGGCCGACGTGCTCCAGAACGCCGCCGTGATGAGTACCGTTGGACAGCACTACGAGTCCGGGCTGCGTCCGGCCTTCCTGCGCATCATGGGCCAGAACTGGGACGGCGGCGTCACGCCGGCGATCGAGGACGCCTACATCGCCGACCGGCTGCGCGCGGCGGCCGAGGCGCGCGCCGACGGCCCGGTCCTGGACCTCGCGGCCGGTGCCGGGCGCTGGACCTGGGTGGTCACCGACGCCGTCGGCGCCGACCGGGTCATCGCGCTGGACCTCAACGACGCCATGCTCTACTGGCTGCGCGGCCGGTTGCCGCAGGTGGCCGCCGTGCGGGCCAGCGCACTGGAGCTGCCGCTGGCCGACGGCAGCCTGACCGCCGCCAACTTCTGGAACGCCTTGCAGGCGGTGCCGGACGCGGCGCAGGCGCTCGCCGAGGTCGGCCGCTGCCTGCGGCCCGGCGGCGTGCTGACGCTGATGACGTTCCGGTGGGCCGACGACGCGGTGTACCGGTACTTCCAGCACTCGCACATCTTCCCGGGCGCGCCCGACGGCTATCTGCTGTTCGAGCGCGAGGAGATCCGGTCGTGGCTGGCCGCCGCCGGGCTGAGTGTTGTCGAGGAGTCGGGGCCGGGGACGTTCGTGTTCATCACCGCGAAGCGGGAGGGCTGAGGCGTGGGCGGCGAAAACCCGACCGTCGTCGAGATACTGCTCGCCGATCATCCGGTTCGCGGCGGGTTCCTGGACCCGGTACGGCAGCGGGCCGCGGAGTTCGAGGCGGCGCATCCCGGCTACGAGGTGCGCGTTTCGGCGTACCGGACGTTCACCGGGGGCGACGAGTTCGTCCGGATCCTGGATTCCGGCCGGGTCCCGGCCATCGTCGACGTCTACTTCACCGAGACCCAGCTGGCCCGCGACGCGGTCTCCGCGACCGGCGGACCGCTGTTCACCCCGGTGCAGCGCGCGGTCGCCGGGCGTCGGGAGATCCTGGGCGAGCCGGTGGTCCTCGACGACTTCGTCGAGGCCGCGCACCGGTACTACAGCTACGACGGCGAACTGGTGTCGATGCCGTTCAGCGTCTCCACCGGCCTGATGTACGCGAACACCGGGATGATGCGCGCGGCCGGGATCTCGGAGGTGCCGCAGGACTGGGAGGCGTTGGAGGAGGCGTGCCGGGCCGTCACGCGGCTGGACGGCGGCCCTTCGCACGGCGTCGCGTGGGCCGTCGACGGCTGGTTCTTCCAGCACTTCGTGGGCCAGCAGGGCGGCCTGCTGGCGGACCGGGACAACGGCCGGTCGGGGCGGGCCCGGAAGGTGGACCTGGCCTCGGAGGAACTGCTGACGTGGGCCACGTGGTGGCAGCGGCTGAACAAGGACGGCCTGTACCTGCACACCGGTGTGGCACAGGACTGGGCGGGGACGTTCGAGGCCTTCATCGGGGGCCGCATCGCGTTCCTCTACAACTCCTCGGTGATGGCCGAACCGCTGATGTCGGCCGCGGCCCAGGCCGGGATCGACGCCGTCGCGGCGCACCTGCCGCGCAACGGCGCCGTGCCGTACGCCGGCGACGTCCTCGGCGGCGACTCCCTGTGGCTGGCCGCCGGCCTGCCCCCGGAGGTGGAGGACGGCGCGCTGGCGTTCCTGCAGTACCTGCTGAACCCGGCAGCCGCCGCCGCGTGGCACAAGTCGAGCGGCTTCATCCCCGCGACCCACGGCGCGCACCGCCTGCTCGAAGCAGAGGGCTGGTTCGCCCAGAAACCGCACCACCTGACGGCCCCAGCCCAACTCGCCGCCTCCGACGGCTCCCCGGCCGCCACCGGCGCCCTGCTCGGCGACCTCGCGAGCACCCACGCCGACCTGGTCCAGGCCATGACGGACGTGCTGGAGCAAGGCGCCGACCCGGCACGCCGCTTCGCACAGGCCACAGCCACGGCGCAGCAGCGCCTGGACGCGTACAACGCGCGGACCGCCGCACGATAGGCCATCCCGAGAACCGGCGGCACCGCGATGGAAGCCGGTGCCGCCGCCGCGCGTCCAGGTCGGGACGCGCTGGGGCGCGGTAGTGAGGGCTGCCGCGCCCCTTTGGCATGCGCCTTTCACCAGTGCGCGGCCGGCACCAGATCGGTGCCGGCCGCCAGGTTCCTGCGCTGGTCTTGGCGGATCCGGCAACCGGAAGACTCAACGCGACCAGCCACCCGCATCGCCTACCGCAGCGAGGCGTTCGCCGCCTCGGCAGCGCCAGCAGCCGGCACCGTCTACCGGTACCGGCTGCCAGCATCCCCCACCGCGACCGCGTCACCGAAGTCTTCGTCGCCTCCGCAGGGCGGTCAGCCCCCGCAGTCAACCCGGCGGCCGGCGCCACCCACCGGCACCGGCCGCCAGCTCTCAGGCCTCAGGACTCAGCCCACCGGAGCCTTCGCCGCCCCGGCCCCCGCTTCCGCACCCTCCGCGACCGCCGGCGGCACCGCCGCCGGACCCGCCGGCCCGCGCAGCGCGTTCAGCAGCACCCGCGCCACCATCGCGGGGCGCATCAGCTGCTCCGGACGGTCGAGCATCCCGGCGGCGCGCATGTAGCCGCGGGTCACCGAGCTGTCGCGGGTGGCCGCGACCTGGACCATCGCCAGGTAGCGCTGGCCCATGCGGACCTTGAGGTCGCGCTTGCCCTCGACGCCTTCGAAGCCCAGGTCGACGGTGCGCGTCATCTCCCACGGCGGGTCGATGACGTCGTGCGCCAGGTCGCGGAAGTACTGTGCGGCGTCCGGTGTGGCGCCGGAGTGCAGGTGACGGCGCAGTGTCAGGGCGGACAGCGCCGCGACCGTCATGCCCTGCGCGTACACCGGGTTGAAGCACGACACCGCGTCGCCGATCACCAGCAGGCCGGCCGGGAAGCGGGTCATCTGCTCGTAGTGGCGGCGCTGCGTGGTCGGGAAGCGGAAGGCGACCGGCTCGTCCAGCGGTTCGGCGTGCTTCAGCGCCTCGTGGATGTCCGGGACCGGCAGGCCCTTGACGAACTCGTACAGCCCCTGCTGGTCCGTCGGCGGGTGGTCGCCGAGGATGCCGTAGACGGTCAGCAGGGTCTTGTCGCCCTCGGTCTTGGTGAAGATGCAGCCGCGCGGGACGTCGGGGGACGCGACCGCGATGATGGCGAGGTCGCCGTTGTAGGGGTCGGCCTTCATCTTGTAGTTCTGGGTGACGTAGCCCAGCCCGATGTTGGTCCGCTCCTCCTCGACCCGCGGGTAGCCCATCTCCTCCAGCCACACCGGGGTGCGCGAGCCGCGCCCGGTGGCGTCGACCACCAGGTCGGCCGCGATCGTCTCGCCGGGCTCGCCGCTCTTCTGGACCTTGACGCCGGTCACCTGCGCGTGGTCGGCGGTCGCGGTCAGGCCCAGGATGTCGCAGCGTTCGACGAAGCGGATGTTCGCCAGCTCCGCAGTGCGCTCCCGGATCCGGCGCTCCATCAGCGGCGCCGAGGCCGGGACCGCGATGTAGCCGATGTCGGCGCGCTTGACCGGGCGCCCGCGGAAGTACCAGCGGACCGAGCCGGAGAAGTCGCCGAACGGGGTGCCGTCGGCGATGAGCTGGTCGGTGATGCCGGGATAGAGCTCCTCCATCACCACCCGGCCGCGCACGTGCATGGCGTTGATGTGCTTGCCCTGGGGGCGTCCGCGGCGCGGGCCGTCGACGCCGGTGACCGCGTCCCGGTCGACGACCAGGACCTCGTCGTAGGCCTCGGCGAGCACGCGGGCCGCGAACAGCCCCGCGATGCTGCCGCCCAGTACGACGGCGCGGGTCGGGGCGCCGTCGGCCGCCGGCGGGGTTGCTTCCTGGGGCATCTCGCCCACCTCCTGGGGATCGGGTGCCGGATGGCGTGTCAGCTTCACGATGTGGTCCCGGCCCCCCGCCGGGCATCTCCTGGATTGCGAGCCGACAGGCGCCGCGACCTGCGCAAGTACGGAGATGAGGGCCCTGATCGCCGCCGCGACCATGGACCGAGGACCCGACCAAGACCCGACCAAGACCCGACCGAGGACCCGGTGTATCCGGTCCATCCCGAGAGGAGAAGCCATGGAGAGCGCGGCAACCACTGGCGACCGGCCCGAGGCCGACGGGATCGCCGAGATGTTCGACGAGTCGTCCGACATGTCGAACGCCTTCAACGACGGCCAGGTGCACCTGGCCTACTGGTACGACGACGAGGACCAGGCCCCGCTCGTCGAGGCCACGCAGCGCCTGACCCGCAAAGTGGCCGACTCGCTGCACCTGCGCAAGGGCGAGCGCGTCCTCGACGTCGGCTGCGGCCTCGGCGCCCCGGCGATCCAGCTCGCCACCGAGTACGACGTCGAGGTCACCGGCGTCAACATCAGCACCCGCCAGGTCGCCGAGGCGCACGCCCGGGCCCGCGCGGCCGGACTCGGCGACCAGGTGACCTTCCAGGCCGGCGACTACCGCTCGCTGGACTTCCCGGACGGCAGCTTCGACGCGGTCGTCGCGATGGAGGCCCTGGTCTACGTCAGCGACCTCGTCCCCACGCTCCGCGGCCTGCTCCGGGTGCTGCGCCCCGGCGGCCGGCTGTCGCTGACCGAGCCGACCCGCGCGGGGCTCGGCGTCGTGGCCGCCAGCCAGTTCGCCGCGAACTTCGGCTCGAAGTGGCTGCTGTCGGTGGCCGAGTGGCTGGATCCGTTGCGGGAGGCCGGATTCGAGCTCCTGGAGTACCTGCAGTGCGGGCCGCGGGTGTTCGGTATGGGCCCCAAGTACGTGCACGCCGTCGAGACGCGGCGCGCCGAGCTGGCCGCCCAGTTCGGCGACGGCGCCGTCGACCAACTCCGCCAGACGCTGGAGGCCTTCTTCGCGCCGGGGGACACCGGCGAGATCGGCTACGCGGTCATCACCGTGCAGAAGCCCTGGAACTGATCCGCCTCGCCGCGGGTATCCGAAGTCGGCCCCGGAATCCGCCCCGATGTCCGCCCCGATGTCCGATGCCGCGAGTCTGCTCCGACTACCTCCAGAGCCGCGCCCGACCGGGCGCCCGCAGGCGAGGGAAAAAGCACCGTGAAGTACATGCTGCTGATCTACAACAACCCGGACAACATCGAGGCCATGCCCGAGGAGGAGCGCGAGGCCGTCATGAGCAGCGTCGACAGCATCCTGGCGGAGCTCGCGGCGTCCGGCGAGATGGTCGGCGCCGAGGCGCTGGCGCACCCGTCGACCACCAAGACCGTGCGGGTGGTCGACGGCGTGCCGGAGACCACCGACGGGCCCTACGTCGGAGCCAAGGAGATGCTGGCCGGCTACCTGACGATCGAGTCCGACAGCCTCGAGCGCGCGGTCGAGATCGCCTCGCGCTGGCCGGACGCCCGGCACGGGGCCATGGAAGTCCGCGCGGTGATGCATCCCGGCGGCATGGAGATGTGACCATCCGCACCGACGTCGAGGACCTGCTGCGCAGCCTGGCGCCGCAGGTGCTCGGTGCTCTCGTGCGCCGCTACGGGCAGTTCGAGGCCTGCGAGGACGCGGTCCAGGAGGCCCTGCTCGACGCGGCCGTGCAGTGGCCGGCCGACGGCGTCCCGGAGCGCCCGGCCGGCTGGCTGACGACCGTCGCCTCCCGCCGGCTGGCCGACCAGGTCCGCAGCGAGAGCGCCCGACGGCGCCGCGAGGCCGCGGTGGCGGCGCTGGAGACCCCGCTGGAGCCGGTGGTGTCGGGCCCGGACGACCTCGACCACGCCCCCGACCGCGACGACACCCTCCTGCTGCTGTTCCTGTGCTGCCACCCGGCGCTGTCGCCGTCCTCGCAGATCGCGCTGACCCTGCGGGCCGTCGGCGGACTGAGCACCGCCCAGATCGCGGCGGCGTTCCTGGTCCCCGAGGCCACCATGTCGCGGCGGATCCTGCGCGCCAAGCAGCGCATCAAGGCCACGGACATCCCCTTCCGGATGCCGCCGCCGGACAAACGCGACGACCGCCTGCGGGTCGTCCTCCAGGTCCTCTACCTGATCTTCAACGAGGGCTACACGGCCAGCTCCGGACCCGACCTCCAGCGCGCCGAACTCGCGCACGAGGCGATCCGGCTGACCCGCGCCGTCCACCGCCTGCTGCCCGACGACAACGAGGTGGCCGGGCTGCTCGCCCTCATGCTCCTGACCGACGCGCGCCGCCCGGCCCGCACCGCGCCCGACGGCGCCCTGATCCCGTTCGCCGAACAGGACCGCGGCCTGTGGGACCCGGTGTCGCTGAAGGAAGGGGTCGAACTCATCACCAGCACGCTGGCCCGCGGCCCCCTCGGGCCGTACCAGCTCCAGGCCGCGATCGCCGCCGTGCACACCGAGGCGCCGCGCATGGAGGAGACGGACTGGCCCCAGATCCTCGCGCTCTACGAGCTGCTGTCACGGGTGTCGGACAACCCGATCGTGGCCCTCAACCACGCGGTCGCCATCGCGATGGCGCACGGCCCGCAGGCCGGCCTGGCGCAGCTGCGCACCCTGGACTCCGACGGACGGCTGGCCGACCACCACCGCCTCGAAGCGGTCCGCGCACACCTGCTGGAGATGGCCGGCGAACCGGGCCCGGCGCGCGAGAGCTACCTGCTCGCCGCCCACCGCACCACCAGCCTGCCCGAACGCCGCTACCTCGAAGGACGCGCGGCGGCAATCACGAAGATGCGCGACCCGGCCGGCGCTGATGAGAATCGAGACGCGGCCACATAACAGTGCACTGATCATCCGTTCACACCTTGCCCCGGGATCTTCCACGTCTGGCCGATCGCATCCGTGACGGACTCGAGCCGCATCACTCTGATCGATTTCCTCCACAACGCCAGCGTCAGCCTTCACCGAGGAGAGATCTCACATGACGACGACGTCGGACACCCAGCCGACAACCGCGGCGCTCTCACTGCAACAGCAGTTCCTGTGCATCTTCGCCCAGGGCTTCGAATCCGGGCCGTTCGGGCCGCACTACACGGAGGTCTTCGCCTGGCGGGTCCGCGGCGACGTCGACGAGCGCGCCATGCGCCAGGCGCTGGCCGACGTGGTCGAGCGGCACGAGGCGCTGCGCACCCTGATCGACCTGGAGAACGGCGGGCAGCACGTGCTGCCCGCCGTCCAGCCCGAACTGCTGGTGGTCGACCTGGACGGCACGCCAGGCGCCGACCGGGACCGGCTCTCCGAGGAACTGATGATCGAGGCCGAGACCCGGCTGTTCCCGGCCGACCGGATCCCGTTGATCCGCGCCGTTCTCGGCCGCTTCGACGACCAGGACTCCGTCCTGGTCCTGTGCGCGCACCACAGCGCCGCCGACGTCTGGTCGATCCAGGTGATCCTCCAGGACCTGGCGGAGAGCTACACGGCGCGCGCCGCCGGGAAGGAACCGCAGCTGCCCGAAGCGACTCAGTACCGCGATTACGTCGCCGCGCAGCAGCAGGACGCGGCCGGGGCGAAGGTCGCCGCCTCGCGCGCCTACTGGCGGGAAGCACTGAGCGGCGCCAAGATCATGGTCGCACCGGTGCACCCCACGGGTCAGACCCCTGCGACGAGCTACCACCGCTTCACCACCGAAGCGCAGCTGAGCACCGAGGTGTCCAAGCTCGCCAAGGCGACGCGCAGCTCGACGTTCATGGTGCTGCTGGCCGCGTTCACCGTCTTCGTCAACCGCCGCACCGACGCGACTGACATCGTGGTGCCCACGTTCGGGCCGGGCCGCGAGCCCCGCTTCCAGTCCACGGTCGGGTCGTTCTTCAACTTCGTCCCGCTGCGCGTGGACCTGGCCGGCTGCCGCACCTTCCGCGACGTCATCGCCCGCACCAGGACCGCCTGCGTCGGCGCGTTCTCGCACGAGCTGCCGCTGCTGCACGTGCTCGCCGAGGCGCCCGAGCTGATGTCCTCGGCCGGCCCCGACGCGGTGCCGACCCTGTTCCAGGCCGTCCAGCCGCCGTATCTGATGCAGGGCAACCAGATCGGCGACCTGGAGTACACCGCGATCTGGCGGCGCGTCATCCCGCAGCCGCTCGGCTCCGACACCCCCGACGGCATGATCTGGTCGATGCACCTCAGCGAGACCGAAGTGGTCGGCGGCCTCAGCTTCAGCCGCCACCTGTTCGAGCGGGCCGAGGTCGAGGAGCAGGTGGCCGGGTTCCTTGGGGTGATCGGCGAGATGGTGGCCGACCCGGACTCGGAGATCCGGGGGACGGCGCGATGACGACCACTGAGAACACAGTGAACGCCGTGCGCGGCACGGCCGCGCCGGCCGAGCCGGACGTCACCCCGGCCATGCTGATCGAGCGGGCCAAGGCGATGGTGCCCGCGCTGGTCGCGCGCCAGGCCGAGACCGAACAGCGGACCTACTACGCCGAGGACACCCACCAGGCGTTCCGCGACGCGGGCTTCTACCGCGTCACGGTGCCCAAGCGGTACGGCGGCTACGAGTTCAGCTTCGACACCTTCCTGCAGATCGCCATGACCCTGACCCGCGCCTGCGCCTCCACCGGCTGGATGTACTGCCTCGGAGCGGCGCACTCGCTGTTCGCCGGCAGCATGTTCGGCGAGAAGGCACAGGCCGAGATCTTCAGCGGCGGGGACTTCATCGCGCCGCTCGTCAACGCGCCCTACGGCACCGCCCGGCGCGCCGAGGACGGCGGCTGGATCCTGGACGGCGTCTGGCGGTACTGCTCAGGTGCGCCGTACGCGACGCACCTGATCGGCAACACGATGATCGTCGGGGACGACGCCGACGGTGCCGACCCCACGGCCCCGCCGCGCCGACTGCTGTTCATCGCCCCCCGCGACCAGTGGGAAATGCTCGACGACTGGGGCGGGCAGCTCGGCCTCAAGGGCAGCGGATCGCACAGCATCCGGATCGCCGGCGGACACATCCCCGAGCACTTCGGCATCGAGGTCAACTTCGAGGAGATCTCGGTCACCGAGGGCACCCCGGGCCGCGACCTGCACGAGCACCCGCAGTACGGCGGCGCGCCGGCGAGCTCGATGGCCCTGGAAGGCGCACACATCGCGGTCGGCATGTGCCAGGGCGCGCTGGAGGCGTACACGGAGCTGATGTTCTCCCGCACCACGATCCTGCCGCCGTTCGGACCCAGAGCGGAGGACCCCGACTTCCAACTCTGGTACGGCAAGGCCGCCGGCATGATCGACGCCGCCGAGACCCTGGTGCTCGCGGCCTCGCGGCGCTGGCACGAACTGGCCGGGGAACCGGTCGGGGCGTTCACCGCCGAGGAGGACCTGCGGATCGCGATCACCTGCCGGGAGGGCACCGAACTGGCCTGGCGGGC
Protein-coding regions in this window:
- a CDS encoding molybdopterin-dependent oxidoreductase — protein: MKTALRTCPLCETACGLRLTLDDAGSVLRVEGDQDDPFSKGFLCPKGAALGKLDEDPDRLAQPLVRDRVDGKLRPASWDEAFAEVHRGLTETMAAHGRDAVALYFGNPTFHTMAGFLYRQPLTQVLGSRNVYSASTIDQMPKHVASGLMFGDAFAVAVPDLDRTDYMLILGANPVESNGSLCVAPNFKGRLRALQERGGKVVVVDPRRTRTAELADEHLFIRPGTDPYLLFGIVHTLLAEGLTALDVEVTGLDELRALARDFTPEAVEAACGVPAATTVRLARELAAAPSASVYARIGTCTAEFGSTAQWLVDVINALTGNLDRPGGVMFAKTAALEIFRNGQPFTTGAWHSRVRGLPEVLGEFPVATMADEIETPGEGQIRALITIGGNPALSAPGAPRLARALSDLDFMVCVDPYLNETTRHANVILPPPRMLQSPHFDFLVQIIMVRNYARFSPPALPLREDQRSEAAILAKLLLMLAGQGPDADPAGAEEMFLGQLLATVPEMRAGLDGDDGTEQILDALLKLGSYGLSLEAMREAPHGLDLGPLQPRLPEILCTASGRVDLAPAALAADVPRLLERLRDPVPEMVLIGRRHLRSNNSWMHNVPSLIGGSNRCTLQIHPEDVARLGLGDRARVRSAAGEVEVVVEATETIMPGVVSLPHGWGHEETGQTVARKNAGVNANALTDAAVVDPVSGNAVFNGVPVSVMPVAAGLLVEVALPA
- a CDS encoding class I SAM-dependent methyltransferase, whose product is MAPHAEPATVAGPLTAFRKADSEALAGAFSRLVGTFWTGGVLTDPASARDAVPDLLAAWDGADAAHRGHLAIALGLFAEAEYPALDGPVATAVRAGLDAVLDEVRGTTAVTPLTLASLYLLSHFPHERARIWPAFDGVPLDPDDRTRLDRGLTLLDPDDPDLGRAWPSPFDWAIDEQEREFDRAWIRTLTPEQVVTTWNDDTRTMWATAGAKALWSVTNGVVPTPVADQSPYWAALHEAPGAVDATSFGRHEAALRCTSCGSALTFQTKGARCQSCSTFYPVTVGGILDLSRRERSGAGVSDDAEDVEADVLQNAAVMSTVGQHYESGLRPAFLRIMGQNWDGGVTPAIEDAYIADRLRAAAEARADGPVLDLAAGAGRWTWVVTDAVGADRVIALDLNDAMLYWLRGRLPQVAAVRASALELPLADGSLTAANFWNALQAVPDAAQALAEVGRCLRPGGVLTLMTFRWADDAVYRYFQHSHIFPGAPDGYLLFEREEIRSWLAAAGLSVVEESGPGTFVFITAKREG
- a CDS encoding extracellular solute-binding protein, which translates into the protein MGGENPTVVEILLADHPVRGGFLDPVRQRAAEFEAAHPGYEVRVSAYRTFTGGDEFVRILDSGRVPAIVDVYFTETQLARDAVSATGGPLFTPVQRAVAGRREILGEPVVLDDFVEAAHRYYSYDGELVSMPFSVSTGLMYANTGMMRAAGISEVPQDWEALEEACRAVTRLDGGPSHGVAWAVDGWFFQHFVGQQGGLLADRDNGRSGRARKVDLASEELLTWATWWQRLNKDGLYLHTGVAQDWAGTFEAFIGGRIAFLYNSSVMAEPLMSAAAQAGIDAVAAHLPRNGAVPYAGDVLGGDSLWLAAGLPPEVEDGALAFLQYLLNPAAAAAWHKSSGFIPATHGAHRLLEAEGWFAQKPHHLTAPAQLAASDGSPAATGALLGDLASTHADLVQAMTDVLEQGADPARRFAQATATAQQRLDAYNARTAAR
- a CDS encoding FAD-dependent oxidoreductase, encoding MPQEATPPAADGAPTRAVVLGGSIAGLFAARVLAEAYDEVLVVDRDAVTGVDGPRRGRPQGKHINAMHVRGRVVMEELYPGITDQLIADGTPFGDFSGSVRWYFRGRPVKRADIGYIAVPASAPLMERRIRERTAELANIRFVERCDILGLTATADHAQVTGVKVQKSGEPGETIAADLVVDATGRGSRTPVWLEEMGYPRVEEERTNIGLGYVTQNYKMKADPYNGDLAIIAVASPDVPRGCIFTKTEGDKTLLTVYGILGDHPPTDQQGLYEFVKGLPVPDIHEALKHAEPLDEPVAFRFPTTQRRHYEQMTRFPAGLLVIGDAVSCFNPVYAQGMTVAALSALTLRRHLHSGATPDAAQYFRDLAHDVIDPPWEMTRTVDLGFEGVEGKRDLKVRMGQRYLAMVQVAATRDSSVTRGYMRAAGMLDRPEQLMRPAMVARVLLNALRGPAGPAAVPPAVAEGAEAGAGAAKAPVG
- a CDS encoding cyclopropane-fatty-acyl-phospholipid synthase family protein; translation: MESAATTGDRPEADGIAEMFDESSDMSNAFNDGQVHLAYWYDDEDQAPLVEATQRLTRKVADSLHLRKGERVLDVGCGLGAPAIQLATEYDVEVTGVNISTRQVAEAHARARAAGLGDQVTFQAGDYRSLDFPDGSFDAVVAMEALVYVSDLVPTLRGLLRVLRPGGRLSLTEPTRAGLGVVAASQFAANFGSKWLLSVAEWLDPLREAGFELLEYLQCGPRVFGMGPKYVHAVETRRAELAAQFGDGAVDQLRQTLEAFFAPGDTGEIGYAVITVQKPWN
- a CDS encoding YciI family protein, with protein sequence MKYMLLIYNNPDNIEAMPEEEREAVMSSVDSILAELAASGEMVGAEALAHPSTTKTVRVVDGVPETTDGPYVGAKEMLAGYLTIESDSLERAVEIASRWPDARHGAMEVRAVMHPGGMEM
- a CDS encoding RNA polymerase sigma factor: MTIRTDVEDLLRSLAPQVLGALVRRYGQFEACEDAVQEALLDAAVQWPADGVPERPAGWLTTVASRRLADQVRSESARRRREAAVAALETPLEPVVSGPDDLDHAPDRDDTLLLLFLCCHPALSPSSQIALTLRAVGGLSTAQIAAAFLVPEATMSRRILRAKQRIKATDIPFRMPPPDKRDDRLRVVLQVLYLIFNEGYTASSGPDLQRAELAHEAIRLTRAVHRLLPDDNEVAGLLALMLLTDARRPARTAPDGALIPFAEQDRGLWDPVSLKEGVELITSTLARGPLGPYQLQAAIAAVHTEAPRMEETDWPQILALYELLSRVSDNPIVALNHAVAIAMAHGPQAGLAQLRTLDSDGRLADHHRLEAVRAHLLEMAGEPGPARESYLLAAHRTTSLPERRYLEGRAAAITKMRDPAGADENRDAAT
- a CDS encoding condensation domain-containing protein; translation: MTTTSDTQPTTAALSLQQQFLCIFAQGFESGPFGPHYTEVFAWRVRGDVDERAMRQALADVVERHEALRTLIDLENGGQHVLPAVQPELLVVDLDGTPGADRDRLSEELMIEAETRLFPADRIPLIRAVLGRFDDQDSVLVLCAHHSAADVWSIQVILQDLAESYTARAAGKEPQLPEATQYRDYVAAQQQDAAGAKVAASRAYWREALSGAKIMVAPVHPTGQTPATSYHRFTTEAQLSTEVSKLAKATRSSTFMVLLAAFTVFVNRRTDATDIVVPTFGPGREPRFQSTVGSFFNFVPLRVDLAGCRTFRDVIARTRTACVGAFSHELPLLHVLAEAPELMSSAGPDAVPTLFQAVQPPYLMQGNQIGDLEYTAIWRRVIPQPLGSDTPDGMIWSMHLSETEVVGGLSFSRHLFERAEVEEQVAGFLGVIGEMVADPDSEIRGTAR